Proteins found in one Triticum urartu cultivar G1812 chromosome 4, Tu2.1, whole genome shotgun sequence genomic segment:
- the LOC125554893 gene encoding putative cyclin-dependent kinase F-2, with translation MAFTCKRPAASLDGHASQPGAMCRKRRRVIGTTYDYDQESCRRRGKFGAVEARSRPAKRSTIKSLHDDATSPASVSRPPASGAAGGPLLEACGGHPHIVGFRGVTLDYVTDELCLVMDYVEGKSLKLLLSERSGGLPEATVCTFMWQLLTAAKKMHRCHVVHRDINPANILVGGEEAGRGFVKICDLGVAMSMSEAPPYEEEAGMGEYRAPEMLLGKEDYDALVDTWSLGCVMAEMLTGERIFRAAEFISLFQRIFEVVGVPDDTTWPGFTSLPHAAPPPLVPGQQSTLRDLFPEEVLSAEGFQVLNGLLTCNPDKRLTATAALKLPWFATAAANARPSAPTAAAAAAKICWFHGRSVQCNVLNEIGDNLLNVKLEVLEMQIVQFLAKIYQSDCHVCLFNCVYYRRLKSAFRTVSCMLPIQVYLKSEQVQRNA, from the exons ATGGCGTTCACCTGCAAGCGACCCGCCGCGTCCCTCGACGGCCACGCCAGCCAGCCGGGCGCGATGTGCCGGAAGAGGAGGCGCGTCATCGGGACCACCTATGACTACGACCAGGAGTCGTGTCGTCGCAGAGGCAAGTTCGGCGCCGTCGAGGCGCGGTCGCGACCGGCCAAGCGGTCGACCATCAAGTCCCTCCACGACGATGCTACCAGTCCCGCATCAGTCTCACGACCTCCCGCGAGCGGTGCTGCGGGAGGCCCGCTCCTCGAGGCGTGCGGCGGCCACCCGCACATCGTCGGCTTCCGCGGCGTCACGCTCGACTACGTAACCGACGAGCTCTGCCTCGTCATGGACTACGTCGAGGGCAAGAGCCTCAAACTTCTCCTGAGCGAGAGGAGCGGCGGGCTCCCGGAGGCCACGGTGTGCACCTTCATGTGGCAACTCCTCACGGCCGCCAAGAAGATGCACCGGTGCCACGTCGTCCACCGCGACATCAATCCTGCTAACATCCTCGTCGGAGGGGAAGAAGCCGGAAGAGGGTTCGTCAAGATCTGCGACCTCGGCGTCGCCATGTCCATGTCGGAGGCGCCGCCGTACGAGGAGGAGGCTGGCATGGGGGAGTACCGGGCGCCCGAGATGCTGCTGGGAAAAGAGGACTACGACGCGCTCGTCGACACGTGGTCTCTCGGGTGCGTCATGGCAGAGATGCTCACTGGCGAGAGGATTTTCCGAGCCGCTGAATTCATCTCTCTCTTCCAAAGGATCTTCGAAGTGGTGGGCGTGCCAGACGACACGACGTGGCCGGGGTTCACGTCGCTGCCgcacgccgccccgccgccgctggtgccggGGCAGCAGAGCACGCTGCGAGATCTGTTCCCGGAGGAGGTGCTGTCCGCGGAGGGATTCCAGGTCCTCAACGGCCTTCTTACATGCAACCCCGACAAACGGCTGACGGCGACCGCCGCGCTGAAGCTCCCGTGGTTCGCCACCGCTGCTGCAAACGCCCGCCCTTCTGctccgactgctgctgctgctgctgccaagATCTGCTGGTTCCATGGCAGGAG TGTTCAATGCAATGTGTTGAATGAAATTGGTGACAACCTGCTGAATGTGAAATTGGAAGTTCTTGAAATGCAGATTGT TCAGTTTCTTGCGAAAATTTACCAATCTGATTGT